Proteins from one Arthrobacter sp. Soc17.1.1.1 genomic window:
- a CDS encoding CarD family transcriptional regulator, producing MVFEVGETVVYPHHGAAKIEEIKMRVIKGEEKMYLKLKVAQGDLTIEVPAENVDLVGVRDVVGKEGLEHVFDVLRAEFTEEPTNWSRRYKANLEKLASGDVIKVAEVVRDLWRRDHDRGLSAGEKRMLAKARQILISELALAEKTDEEKAASVLDDVLAS from the coding sequence ATGGTTTTTGAGGTCGGCGAAACAGTTGTTTACCCTCACCACGGCGCAGCGAAGATCGAGGAGATCAAGATGCGCGTCATCAAGGGCGAAGAGAAGATGTATCTCAAGCTCAAGGTGGCACAGGGTGATCTGACGATAGAAGTACCAGCAGAGAACGTTGACCTCGTAGGGGTTCGCGACGTGGTGGGCAAGGAGGGCCTCGAGCATGTGTTCGACGTCCTGCGGGCCGAATTCACGGAAGAGCCCACCAACTGGTCGCGCCGCTACAAGGCGAACCTCGAGAAGCTCGCCTCCGGCGATGTCATCAAGGTCGCCGAGGTAGTACGTGACCTGTGGCGCCGCGACCACGACCGCGGCCTGTCCGCCGGCGAGAAGAGGATGCTCGCGAAAGCGCGCCAGATCCTCATCTCCGAGCTGGCACTCGCGGAGAAGACCGACGAAGAGAAGGCTGCAAGCGTTCTCGACGACGTCCTCGCCTCCTAG